From Atribacterota bacterium, a single genomic window includes:
- a CDS encoding class II fructose-bisphosphate aldolase: protein MVDLEKLRDVSLQKIMQIAFREHVLVPAFNVAYLPMVEAMVETLEECQTFALLEVSRPDIIRFGAESFAAVKREYDRFGNPVLTRLHQDHVPVIDEEGQRVDWSALIEEAMNLGYHSVMIDGSRLPLGENIAVTREVVERSREKDICVEAELGAVLGHEAGPLPPYEELFQSGKGFTDPEEARRFVTETGVDWLSVAVGNIHGAISGVAKDEKKVEARLNIEHLVKIRDLTSIPLVLHGGSGIKKEYVLQAIQNGITKINVGTEIRQAYEKGWRKSGKIQEGQKALKEKMRELIEEYYEIKGSALLLAEKL, encoded by the coding sequence ATGGTGGATCTGGAAAAGTTACGAGATGTTTCGCTGCAAAAAATTATGCAGATTGCTTTTCGGGAACATGTTTTGGTTCCAGCTTTCAACGTGGCGTATTTACCGATGGTGGAAGCCATGGTCGAAACCCTGGAGGAGTGTCAGACCTTTGCCTTGCTTGAAGTATCCCGTCCAGATATCATCCGTTTTGGGGCGGAGAGTTTTGCGGCGGTCAAACGGGAATATGACCGCTTTGGAAATCCGGTTTTGACCAGGTTACATCAGGACCACGTCCCGGTGATTGACGAAGAAGGTCAAAGGGTGGACTGGTCAGCGTTGATTGAGGAAGCCATGAATCTGGGATACCATTCGGTGATGATTGATGGTTCACGGTTGCCACTTGGGGAGAATATTGCCGTGACCAGGGAAGTTGTGGAGAGGTCAAGAGAGAAGGATATTTGTGTGGAAGCGGAGTTAGGAGCAGTTCTGGGGCATGAAGCGGGACCACTTCCACCGTATGAGGAACTGTTCCAAAGTGGAAAGGGGTTTACGGACCCGGAAGAAGCACGACGTTTTGTGACTGAAACCGGGGTGGACTGGTTATCGGTGGCGGTGGGGAATATCCATGGGGCCATCAGTGGGGTGGCTAAAGATGAGAAGAAGGTGGAAGCCCGGCTCAATATTGAGCACCTGGTGAAGATTCGAGATTTGACGAGTATCCCACTGGTTTTGCATGGAGGGTCGGGAATCAAAAAGGAGTACGTCTTGCAGGCAATTCAAAATGGAATTACCAAAATTAACGTGGGGACGGAAATCCGTCAGGCATATGAAAAAGGGTGGCGGAAATCGGGGAAGATTCAGGAAGGACAAAAAGCACTGAAGGAGAAAATGAGGGAGTTAATTGAAGAGTATTATGAAATAAAAGGTTCAGCCCTGCTTCTGGCAGAAAAACTATGA
- a CDS encoding FAD-dependent oxidoreductase, with the protein MKYPNLFSLGKIGNLELSNRVVMPPMATNLGSAFGEVTQELIAYYRRRARGGIGLIIVENAQVDMYQGRSLTAQLAVDKDKFLSGLRDLQEAIHAEGAKVFLQIQHGGRQCTPSTTDGLPPVAPSEVACKFLQITPRMLTRDEIQELVEKFAQAALRAKMAGFDGVELHAAHGYLINEFLSPYTNKRTDEYGGSFENRMRFLLEILERTRTLVGSDFVVGVRLSVDEFVPGGLKVQETQEIARILVEKGVDYLSASCGIYESVSTIIEPMNFEEGWRAYLAARLKEVVSCPVIAVGVIRHPETAEKILAEGKADFVAIGRGLIADPDWVKKVKEGREEEINHCISCNVGCIGELFANGKVHCAVNPWAGREFVFCEKEKAERRKKVVVVGGGPAGMEAALLCAQRGHEVYLLEKEQELGGQLLLASKAPHKEKILWFRDYLVGMLHRHGVQVEMEKEASVETVLSYGPDAVVVATGGEPVMPPFSLDPSVTATAWEVLSGKVDIREKKVVVVGGGVVGCEASLFLAERDNWVTLVEMLPQVAYDAEIITRIELLKELNRENITIMTQTRCMDVQAGKVIYLCDAASSTSELAGDYIVFALGTRPKNELYHALAGKVEDLFLIGDARSPRKIYQAVLEAMTVAVQV; encoded by the coding sequence ATGAAGTATCCGAATTTGTTCTCGTTGGGAAAGATTGGGAATCTGGAGCTATCCAATCGGGTGGTGATGCCCCCCATGGCGACCAATTTGGGGAGTGCATTTGGGGAAGTAACCCAGGAACTGATTGCCTATTACCGGCGACGCGCGAGGGGTGGGATAGGGCTCATTATCGTTGAAAATGCCCAGGTGGATATGTATCAGGGAAGAAGCCTCACCGCACAACTTGCTGTGGATAAGGATAAATTTTTAAGCGGGTTGCGGGACTTGCAGGAAGCCATTCATGCCGAGGGAGCCAAGGTGTTCTTGCAGATTCAACATGGGGGAAGACAGTGTACCCCTTCCACCACTGATGGATTACCGCCGGTAGCGCCTTCAGAAGTAGCCTGTAAGTTTTTGCAAATCACTCCCCGGATGCTCACCAGGGACGAGATTCAGGAACTGGTGGAAAAATTTGCTCAGGCGGCGCTGCGGGCGAAGATGGCTGGTTTTGATGGAGTGGAACTCCACGCTGCCCATGGGTACCTGATCAATGAATTCCTTTCGCCTTACACCAACAAACGTACCGATGAGTACGGGGGGAGTTTCGAGAACCGGATGCGTTTCCTTCTGGAAATTCTAGAACGCACCCGGACGCTGGTGGGCAGTGATTTTGTCGTGGGAGTGCGTCTTTCGGTGGATGAATTTGTTCCTGGAGGATTGAAGGTGCAGGAGACGCAGGAAATTGCCCGGATTTTGGTAGAAAAGGGAGTTGATTACCTGAGTGCCAGCTGTGGGATTTACGAATCGGTGAGTACCATTATCGAACCAATGAACTTTGAGGAAGGGTGGCGGGCATATCTGGCGGCTCGTTTAAAAGAAGTGGTTTCATGCCCGGTCATTGCGGTAGGGGTGATTCGCCATCCGGAAACGGCAGAGAAAATTCTTGCTGAGGGGAAAGCTGATTTTGTGGCTATCGGCCGGGGTCTCATTGCTGACCCGGACTGGGTGAAAAAGGTGAAAGAGGGTCGAGAGGAGGAAATCAATCACTGCATTAGCTGTAACGTGGGATGTATTGGGGAACTCTTTGCCAACGGAAAAGTCCACTGTGCGGTGAATCCCTGGGCAGGAAGAGAATTTGTGTTCTGCGAGAAGGAGAAAGCGGAAAGGCGAAAAAAAGTGGTGGTGGTTGGTGGGGGACCGGCAGGGATGGAGGCAGCGCTTTTGTGTGCCCAGAGGGGACACGAGGTGTATCTTTTAGAAAAGGAACAAGAACTCGGTGGACAATTGCTTTTAGCTTCAAAAGCACCCCATAAGGAAAAAATCCTCTGGTTCAGAGATTACTTGGTGGGAATGCTCCATCGCCATGGGGTGCAGGTGGAGATGGAGAAAGAAGCGTCGGTAGAAACAGTACTCTCCTATGGCCCCGATGCAGTGGTGGTGGCAACTGGTGGAGAACCGGTAATGCCACCGTTTTCTCTTGACCCCTCGGTGACGGCGACGGCCTGGGAGGTACTCTCGGGGAAAGTGGACATTCGGGAGAAAAAAGTGGTGGTGGTTGGTGGTGGGGTGGTGGGATGTGAGGCGAGTCTCTTCCTGGCAGAGCGCGATAACTGGGTAACGTTAGTGGAAATGTTACCTCAGGTAGCCTACGATGCAGAAATCATTACCCGGATTGAGCTTCTCAAAGAACTCAATCGGGAAAATATCACCATCATGACCCAGACCAGGTGTATGGACGTCCAGGCGGGAAAGGTAATTTATCTCTGTGATGCCGCTTCGTCCACCTCAGAACTTGCTGGAGATTACATCGTTTTTGCTTTAGGGACGCGACCCAAAAACGAACTCTACCATGCCCTGGCAGGAAAAGTGGAGGATTTATTCCTGATTGGAGATGCACGTTCGCCAAGGAAGATTTATCAGGCTGTTCTGGAAGCGATGACAGTAGCGGTGCAGGTATAG
- a CDS encoding B12-binding domain-containing radical SAM protein — translation MKGRVLLVNPWVYDFTAFDLWAKPLGLLYLGAHLKRRGWQVTLLDCMDRLDPGMTESRSGSRRLRESGCGGYAKEVVVKPPFFEGIPRFFSRFGLPLQYVREKLAFMEPPDLVLLTCGMTYWYPGAVLMGELVKTVFPSTPVWLGGVYPTLCPEHARGWGFDRVVTTVDPLQVLRQIGDLLGEDFGVGGYGDFFAVHPDFSLYPQLAYQVVLTSVGCPFHCSYCASKTLYPSFFHRSWEEVWGEICFGFETFGVQHFAFYDDALLFQAEGTFLPLLREVCQKCLPIFFHLPNGIHARYVTKELALLMCEAGFRTIRLSLETVFESSQKETGGKVNREDFERAVTYLREAGFTEKELEVYLLFGRPGSSEEEIRASVEYVRKMGLIPRLALYAPTPRTALYQTLPEFIRKEPLWHNKIAYLYAMGNAPLYEVLQQRGGEMVCR, via the coding sequence TTGAAGGGAAGGGTGCTTCTGGTCAATCCCTGGGTGTACGATTTTACCGCCTTTGACCTGTGGGCAAAACCCCTGGGGTTACTGTATCTTGGAGCCCACCTGAAACGTCGGGGGTGGCAGGTAACCCTGCTTGATTGTATGGACCGCCTTGACCCGGGGATGACCGAATCCAGGTCCGGGTCAAGGCGGCTGCGGGAATCAGGATGCGGAGGGTACGCTAAAGAAGTCGTAGTCAAACCACCCTTTTTTGAGGGTATTCCCCGATTTTTTAGCCGCTTTGGGTTGCCACTTCAATATGTACGGGAAAAACTAGCTTTTATGGAACCACCAGACCTTGTCCTTCTAACTTGCGGGATGACCTACTGGTATCCGGGGGCAGTTCTTATGGGAGAACTGGTCAAAACCGTGTTTCCCTCTACGCCAGTATGGTTGGGAGGGGTATACCCTACCCTCTGTCCGGAACATGCCCGGGGGTGGGGTTTTGACCGGGTGGTGACGACCGTAGATCCTCTTCAGGTTCTTCGGCAAATTGGTGACCTTCTGGGTGAGGACTTTGGGGTAGGAGGGTACGGTGATTTTTTCGCCGTCCATCCGGATTTTTCCCTCTATCCTCAACTTGCGTACCAGGTGGTCCTCACCTCGGTCGGGTGTCCATTTCACTGTTCCTATTGTGCGTCAAAAACCCTCTATCCCTCTTTTTTTCACCGGTCCTGGGAGGAGGTGTGGGGAGAAATCTGCTTTGGATTTGAAACCTTTGGAGTCCAGCATTTTGCCTTCTATGACGATGCGCTGCTTTTTCAAGCGGAAGGGACATTCCTCCCTTTACTGCGGGAGGTTTGTCAGAAGTGCCTGCCAATTTTTTTTCATCTTCCGAATGGAATTCATGCCCGATACGTGACGAAGGAACTGGCCCTGCTTATGTGCGAAGCAGGATTTCGAACCATCCGTCTGAGTTTAGAGACCGTATTTGAATCCTCTCAAAAGGAAACCGGAGGCAAAGTGAATCGGGAAGATTTTGAACGGGCAGTGACATATTTGCGGGAGGCGGGCTTCACCGAGAAAGAACTCGAGGTGTACCTGCTTTTCGGACGCCCGGGAAGCAGCGAGGAGGAAATCCGAGCTTCAGTTGAGTATGTGCGGAAAATGGGGCTTATCCCGCGGCTCGCCTTATACGCCCCAACACCGAGAACGGCCCTCTACCAGACGCTTCCTGAGTTTATCCGGAAAGAGCCACTCTGGCATAATAAAATTGCCTATCTCTATGCTATGGGGAATGCACCTCTGTATGAGGTGTTACAACAAAGGGGAGGTGAAATGGTTTGCAGATAA
- a CDS encoding MBL fold metallo-hydrolase, whose product MQITWLGHSFFLLVSLSGMRMAFDPFGETVGYPLQEVTADVVFVSHDHFDHNNMSLVRGYEEVFREPGSYERKGVKITAFPTYHDEEKGKKRGRNCVFRVEVDGMVIIHCGDLGALPEPKALEAWKPVDILLVPVGGVYTIDAVKAKELVRTLNPRIVVPMHYKTRYLQFELGSVDSFLQGFEVVKRIKGSSFEIEKEKLPATTEIWVLEI is encoded by the coding sequence TTGCAGATAACCTGGTTGGGACACTCCTTTTTTCTTTTGGTGAGTCTTTCGGGCATGCGAATGGCGTTTGACCCTTTTGGGGAAACGGTAGGGTACCCCCTGCAGGAAGTGACCGCCGACGTGGTATTTGTCAGTCATGACCATTTTGACCACAACAACATGAGCCTGGTTCGGGGATACGAGGAAGTGTTCCGGGAACCGGGTAGTTATGAGAGAAAAGGGGTTAAAATCACAGCCTTTCCCACCTACCATGATGAGGAAAAAGGGAAAAAGCGAGGGAGAAATTGTGTGTTCCGTGTGGAGGTGGATGGAATGGTGATCATCCACTGTGGGGATTTGGGAGCACTTCCCGAGCCGAAAGCCCTTGAAGCCTGGAAACCGGTGGATATTCTTCTGGTGCCGGTAGGTGGGGTCTATACCATTGATGCGGTAAAAGCGAAAGAACTGGTGAGAACCTTGAACCCCCGGATTGTGGTACCCATGCATTATAAGACGCGGTACCTTCAGTTTGAGCTTGGGAGTGTGGACTCATTTTTACAGGGTTTTGAGGTGGTGAAACGTATTAAGGGTTCAAGTTTTGAAATAGAAAAAGAAAAACTTCCTGCCACCACTGAAATATGGGTGTTAGAAATCTGA
- a CDS encoding NAD(P)H-dependent oxidoreductase subunit E — protein MVTISVCVGSSCHLKGAYDIIRICEEMIERLGLKDKVELKGTFCLGQCTENGVTVVIEGETLHGVSAENFEKVFTEKVLRRFAEENRGNH, from the coding sequence ATGGTCACGATTTCGGTATGCGTGGGTAGCTCCTGTCATTTGAAAGGAGCGTACGACATCATCAGAATTTGTGAAGAGATGATCGAGCGCCTGGGCCTCAAGGACAAAGTGGAGTTAAAGGGGACCTTTTGCCTGGGGCAGTGTACTGAAAATGGGGTTACCGTGGTAATCGAAGGAGAAACTCTGCACGGGGTTTCAGCGGAGAACTTTGAAAAGGTTTTTACGGAAAAAGTGCTGCGGCGATTTGCGGAGGAAAACCGTGGGAATCATTAG